In Pelmatolapia mariae isolate MD_Pm_ZW linkage group LG2, Pm_UMD_F_2, whole genome shotgun sequence, one DNA window encodes the following:
- the LOC134638011 gene encoding GTPase IMAP family member 8-like, which yields MGTNNPVNQSRVSSYRIVLLGKSEEKKIKLGNLINGYQGFHCQKQSPIMHCVACCSEWRGKPLTVVKTSNLFTLPVEDMRKTVKSCLSLCPPGPNVLLLLVKPSDFINEDTNTLKFILSLFGEDFYRHLMVIITDQDEMSLSLNELVRKCGRQHYNMFEDNCESLMEMIQKMVNESNEPLLLKNDFIKPSLNLVLCGRRGAGKTSAAKAILGQTELHSVSNSSECVKHQGEVCGRWVSLVELPALYGKSQEAVMEESLRCISLCDPEGVHAFILVLPVAPLTDEDKGELETIQNTFSSRVNDFTMILFTVDSDPTDPAVGNFIMEDKDMQELCESCGGRSVVLNIKDKQQIPKLLDNMDKMRLGKDKQWSYTTVAFAHAQIRKILQQERNITLHKAELEKFKNKMHSTCDEEKQSTKSLRIVLIGKTGNGKSSTGNTILGRKEFKAESSQTSVTKYCQKAQGEVDGRPVAVVDTPGLFDSTLTHEEVHEEMMKCVSLLAPGPHVFLLVLKIGRFTPEDKQTLDLIKKGFGKSSGKFTIILLTGGDSLEDDEVSVEEYIQHKSDDSFKKLIADCAERYHVFNNREKKSRTQVSELVTKIDTMVKDNGGSCFTNEMLQEAEAAIKKEMQRILKEKEEEMRKQIRELERKHEEEKETMKRRMVEQEEKIEQERKLREQQLKEKEEHINKEREQRKKEQEEREEEDKMKRKEEELQRKEWKQKFEALEKKIKSESEEKETIDKKLIQNRMEMRKQQEAWEEERKDWWEKRYREARQSRIKELERIEKLQKEFDLERETYEKRKEEDRIRRLREEKERKDLEESYKRKIDDMKKKSEENARKQAEELNDFRRKYTKDLEALAKKHADELKKLMQEQETEMQQKNQEHSAQFNQLQQRSRDTEKKLKKELKKKEENQQKLEELNKKQEQEINDLNEKYKNKCTVF from the exons ATGGGAACCAACAACCCAGTCAACCAATCTAGAG TGTCATCATACAGGATTGTACTGTTGGGGAAAAGTGAGGAAAAGAAGATCAAACTTGGTAACCTGATCAATGGGTACCAAGGTTTTCACTGCCAAAAACAGTCACCAATAATGCACTGTGTGGCCTGCTGTAGCGAGTGGAGAGGAAAGCCATTAACAGTGGTGAAAACTTCAAACCTGTTCACTCTGCCTGTGGAGGAcatgagaaaaacagtgaagaGTTGTCTGAGTCTCTGTCCTCCTGGACCTAAtgttctgctgctgttggtgAAACCGTCTGATTTCATTAACGAAGACACAAACACTCTGAAGTTCATACTGAGTTTGTTTGGTGAAGATTTCTATAGACACTTGATGGTCATCATCACAGATCAGGATGAAATGAGTCTCTCTTTAAATGAACTTGTTAGAAAATGTGGAAGACAGCATTACAACATGTTTGAAGATAATTGTGAATCATTAATGGAGATGATTCAGAAAATGGTAAATGAATCCAATGAACCACTCCTGTTAAAGAACGACTTCATCAAACCATCTTTAAACCTGGTTCTGTGTGGGAGGAGAGGAGCAGGGAAGACGTCAGCAGCCAAGGCCATTTTAGGTCAGACTGAGCTTCATTCAGTCTCCAACTCATCAGAGTGTGTTAAACATCAGGGAGAGGTGTGTGGACGTTGGGTTTCCCTGGTGGAGCTGCCTGCCTTGTATGGAAAATCTCAGGAGGCAGTGATGGAGGAATCACTCAGGTGTATCTCCCTCTGTGATCCTGAGGGTGTCCATGCCTTCATCCTGGTCCTACCTGTGGCTCCCCTCACTGATGAAGACAAGGGAGAGTTAGAGACCATCCAGAACACATTCAGCTCTCGAGTCAATGACTTCACCATGATTCTGTTCACTGTGGACTCAGATCCTACAGATCCAGCTGTTGGTAACTTTATAATGGAAGACAAGGACATGCAGGAGCTCTGTGAGAGCTGTGGAGGAAGATCTGTTGTTCTCAACATTAAGGACAAACAGCAGATCCCAAAACTGTTAGATAACATGGACAAAATGAGATTGGGAAAGGACAAACAATGGAGTTATACAACTGTAGCCTTTGCACATGCTCAAATACGAAAGATTCTACAACAAGAGAGAAACATCACTTTGCACAAAGCTGAActtgaaaaatttaaaaacaagatgCACAGCACCT GTGATGAGGAGAAGCAGAGCACCAAAAGTCTCAGGATTGTGCTGATAGGAAAGACCGGCAATGGAAAGAGCTCTACAGGAAACACCATTCTAGGAAGAAAGGAGTTCAAAGCAGAATCGAGCCAAACATCAGTCACCAAATACTGTCAGAAAGCACAGGGTGAAGTGGACGGTCGTCCTGTTGCTGTGGTCGACACTCCTGGACTGTTTGACTCAACTTTGACACATGAAGAAGTTCATGAGGAGATGATGAAATGTGTCAGTCTTCTGGCTCCAGGACCACATGTCTTCCTGCTGGTGTTAAAAATTGGCAGATTCACACCAGAGGATAAACAAACACTCGATTTAATCAAGAAAGGTTTTGGAAAAAGTTCTGGAAAGTTCACCATCATTCTTTTAACTGGAGGAGATTCACTGGAGGATGATGAGGTGTCTGTTGAAGagtacatccaacacaaaagtGATGATTCTTTTAAGAAGCTGATTGCTGACTGTGCAGAAAGATACCATGTGTTCAATAACCGTGAGAAAAAAAGCCGCACACAAGTCAGCGAGCTGGTAACAAAGATTGACACCATGGTGAAGGACAATGGAGGAAGCTGTTtcaccaatgagatgctgcaaGAGGCTGAAGCAGCAATAAAGAAGGAAATGCAGAGGATCCTAAAGGAGAAGGAAGAAGAGATGAGGAAACAGATAAGGGAACTTGAAAGAAAAcatgaggaagaaaaagaaacaatgaaaagaagaaTGGTTGAACAGGAAGAGAAAATTGAACAAGAGAGAAAACTGAGAGAACAACAACTTAAAGAAAAGGAGGAACACATCAACAAAGAGCGCgagcagagaaagaaagaacaggaggagagagaagaagaagacaagatgaagagaaaagaggaagaactTCAAAGAAAAGAGTGGAAACAAAAATTTGaagctttagaaaaaaaaataaaatcagaatctgaagaaaaagaaaccatAGATAAAAAGTTGATACAGAACAGAATGGAAATGAGAAAACAACAAGAGGCCTGggaggaggaaagaaaagactGGTGGGAGAAACGATATCGTGAAGCTCGACAGTCTCGCATTAAGGAGCTAGAAAGAATTGAAAAGCTCCAAAAAGAATTTGACCTGGAAAGAGAAacatatgaaaaaagaaaagaagaagatcGAATCAGAAGACTACgtgaagaaaaagagagaaaagacttAGAGGAAAGCTACAAAAGAAAGATAGATGACATGAAAAAGAAATCTGAAGAGAATGCCAGAAAACAAGCTGAAGAGTTAAATGACTTCAGAAGAAAATACACCAAAGATCTCGAAGCTTTGGCGAAAAAACATGCTGACGAACTAAAGAAGCTGATGCAAGAGCAAGAAACAGAAATGCAACAGAAAAACCAAGAACACAGCGCACAGTTTAATCAGCTACAACAACGCTCAAGAGACACAGAAAAGAAACTCAAAaaagaactgaagaagaaagaagaaaatcaacaaAAACTGGAGGAactgaacaaaaaacaagaacaagagATAAATGATCTGAATGAGAAGTacaaaaataaatgcactgtcTTCTGA